Proteins from one Thermosipho japonicus genomic window:
- a CDS encoding electron transfer flavoprotein subunit alpha/FixB family protein, translating to MKEIWVYIETFNKKVKKVSLELLTKANELSQKLGAKVVAVYIDKHDLDDTISKYGADKIIHLYSKDLQIYNSQIYTDALYNLIKDNRPHILLIGATSIGRDLAPRLAAKLNTGLTADCTQLDLDEDGLLLQTRPAFGGNIMATIICPEHIPQMATVRPGIFEAKKLEKIPEIEKIEFELEKDCITKTLEIMEKNSLLKYITESNVIVAGGRGLSKKEGFDLLRDLAKELNGTIAASRAAVEAGWAPQEIQVGQTGKTVKPKIYIACGISGAIQHIAGMKDSKCIIAINKDKNAPIFKIADYAIIGDVYEIVPKLIEKLRTLKQ from the coding sequence ATGAAAGAAATATGGGTTTATATAGAAACATTTAATAAAAAGGTGAAAAAAGTTAGTCTTGAACTTTTGACAAAAGCAAATGAACTTTCACAAAAATTGGGTGCGAAGGTAGTAGCAGTTTACATTGATAAACACGACTTAGATGATACTATTTCAAAGTATGGAGCAGATAAAATAATTCATTTATATAGTAAAGATTTGCAAATTTACAATAGCCAAATATATACAGATGCTTTGTATAATTTGATAAAAGATAACAGACCTCATATATTATTAATTGGTGCAACATCAATTGGTAGAGATTTAGCTCCAAGGCTTGCAGCAAAGTTAAATACCGGTCTTACTGCAGATTGCACACAGCTTGATTTAGATGAAGATGGTTTATTACTTCAAACAAGGCCTGCCTTTGGTGGTAATATAATGGCAACTATTATTTGTCCTGAACATATTCCTCAGATGGCAACTGTAAGACCAGGTATTTTTGAGGCAAAAAAATTAGAAAAGATTCCAGAAATAGAAAAAATTGAATTTGAACTTGAAAAAGATTGTATAACAAAAACTTTGGAAATTATGGAAAAAAACTCTCTTTTAAAATATATTACCGAAAGTAATGTTATAGTTGCAGGAGGAAGAGGACTTTCAAAGAAGGAAGGATTCGATCTTTTAAGAGACCTTGCAAAAGAATTAAATGGTACAATTGCAGCTTCACGTGCAGCAGTTGAGGCAGGTTGGGCACCTCAAGAAATTCAAGTCGGTCAAACTGGAAAAACAGTAAAACCGAAAATTTATATAGCTTGTGGTATTTCAGGTGCAATACAGCATATTGCAGGAATGAAAGATTCAAAATGTATAATAGCTATTAATAAAGATAAAAATGCACCTATATTTAAAATAGCAGATTATGCAATAATTGGTGATGTATACGAAATAGTTCCAAAGTTGATTGAAAAATTAAGAACATTAAAACAATAA
- a CDS encoding electron transfer flavoprotein subunit beta/FixA family protein, producing MDIVVCIKQVPDTTELKIDPITGTLIRKGVPSIMNYDDKAALEEALKLKDQIGAKVTAISMGPEQAKEVLEEALAMGADDAILISDKVFSGSDTWATSNVLSEAIKKIGFDVIFTGRQAIDGDTAQVGPQIAQKLGIPQVTYVRKLTYKGGKFLIEREMDDYIEIVEAKTPVLFSVVKEANNPRYLDVRRLVDICKRDPIQVWNNNDLKIDESIIGLKGSPTKVKKTFTPVFEKETKIIEGSTDEKVQTLIKELKEKHLI from the coding sequence ATGGACATTGTGGTTTGCATAAAGCAAGTGCCAGATACTACAGAGTTAAAGATAGATCCAATAACCGGAACACTTATTAGAAAAGGTGTGCCTTCCATTATGAACTATGATGATAAAGCTGCTCTTGAAGAAGCTTTGAAGTTAAAAGATCAAATAGGAGCTAAAGTTACTGCTATTTCTATGGGACCAGAACAAGCAAAAGAAGTACTTGAAGAAGCTTTAGCTATGGGAGCAGATGATGCGATTTTGATTAGTGATAAGGTCTTTAGCGGTTCTGATACGTGGGCCACTTCTAATGTTTTGAGTGAAGCAATTAAGAAAATTGGATTTGACGTTATATTTACCGGAAGACAAGCCATAGATGGAGATACTGCTCAAGTTGGGCCTCAAATTGCACAAAAACTTGGTATACCTCAGGTAACGTATGTAAGAAAGCTTACATATAAAGGCGGAAAATTTTTAATTGAAAGAGAAATGGATGATTATATTGAAATTGTGGAAGCAAAAACTCCTGTTTTATTTTCTGTTGTTAAAGAAGCTAATAATCCAAGGTATCTGGATGTAAGAAGGTTAGTTGATATTTGCAAAAGAGATCCAATACAGGTATGGAATAACAATGATTTAAAAATTGATGAAAGCATAATTGGATTGAAAGGTTCACCTACAAAAGTAAAGAAAACATTTACTCCAGTTTTTGAAAAAGAAACTAAAATAATTGAAGGAAGTACAGATGAAAAAGTTCAAACTCTCATTAAAGAACTTAAGGAAAAGCATTTAATATAA
- a CDS encoding shikimate kinase: MPLYIVGLPGSGKSAVGRILKEDFGYDVVDFDEILKIETGKSFNDVIKNNGFQTIKSFEGKFLKRFKKFEEKIVVTLGTISNLGLFNGKIIYIKIPKEKFVKRLKKVNKKYSDKELDNVFEEMHSIFSQKADLVISSENKTKFDISKIIDDFYRKNYKK; this comes from the coding sequence TTGCCTTTGTATATAGTTGGACTCCCAGGAAGCGGCAAATCGGCTGTGGGAAGAATTTTAAAAGAAGATTTTGGATATGATGTAGTTGACTTTGATGAAATATTAAAAATAGAAACAGGAAAATCTTTCAACGATGTAATTAAAAACAATGGCTTTCAAACAATAAAATCATTCGAAGGAAAATTTTTAAAACGTTTTAAAAAATTTGAAGAGAAAATTGTAGTTACTCTTGGAACTATTTCAAACCTTGGTCTTTTTAACGGAAAAATAATATACATTAAAATTCCAAAAGAAAAATTTGTTAAAAGATTAAAAAAGGTAAATAAAAAATACAGTGATAAAGAACTTGATAACGTCTTTGAAGAGATGCATTCTATATTTTCACAAAAGGCAGATTTAGTAATTTCTTCCGAGAACAAGACAAAATTCGATATTTCAAAGATTATTGACGATTTTTACAGAAAGAACTACAAAAAATGA
- a CDS encoding acyl-CoA dehydrogenase — protein MEFQLTKLQKWIKKAAREITEKEFKNLAAKVDEEGYFPIENVEKLREYGFLGMNIPKEYGGAGADDLSYVIAVEEISRYCATTGVILSAHNSLACWPIYYYGTDYQKEKFLRHLATGEKLGAFALTEPNAGSDAANQSTYAVKDGNNWVINGTKIFITNGGVADIYIIFASTNKELGAKGISAFIVERDTPGFSIGKIEEKMGIRGSATAELIFDNVVLPEENMLGREGQGFKIALKTLDGGRIGIAAQALGIAQGAFDETVRYIKQREQFGRPIAKFQSVQFMVAEMKTKIEAARCLVYNAALKKIKSSDYSLEAAMAKYYASDVAMEVTRMAVQLHGGYGYTKEYPVERMMRDAKITEIYEGTTEVQKIVISSNILR, from the coding sequence TTGGAATTTCAACTTACGAAACTTCAAAAGTGGATTAAAAAAGCGGCAAGAGAGATAACTGAAAAAGAATTTAAGAATCTTGCAGCAAAGGTTGATGAGGAAGGTTATTTTCCAATTGAAAATGTTGAAAAGTTAAGAGAATACGGTTTTTTAGGAATGAATATTCCAAAAGAATACGGTGGAGCGGGAGCTGATGATTTATCTTATGTTATAGCAGTTGAAGAGATCTCAAGATATTGTGCAACTACAGGAGTTATTCTCTCAGCTCATAATTCTTTGGCTTGTTGGCCAATATACTACTATGGAACTGATTATCAAAAAGAAAAATTTTTGAGACATCTTGCAACTGGGGAAAAACTTGGTGCATTTGCATTGACTGAACCAAATGCTGGAAGTGATGCTGCAAATCAATCAACATATGCAGTTAAAGATGGAAATAATTGGGTTATAAATGGTACAAAGATATTTATAACAAACGGTGGGGTTGCAGATATTTATATAATTTTTGCCTCCACTAATAAGGAATTAGGAGCAAAAGGTATTAGTGCATTTATAGTTGAAAGAGATACGCCTGGATTTAGCATAGGAAAGATTGAAGAAAAGATGGGAATTAGAGGTTCTGCAACGGCAGAACTAATTTTTGATAATGTGGTACTCCCTGAAGAAAATATGCTTGGCAGAGAAGGGCAGGGATTTAAAATTGCTTTAAAAACTTTGGATGGTGGACGTATAGGTATAGCAGCCCAAGCTCTTGGAATTGCACAAGGTGCTTTTGATGAAACTGTAAGATATATTAAACAAAGAGAGCAATTTGGAAGGCCGATTGCAAAGTTTCAATCGGTCCAATTCATGGTTGCAGAAATGAAAACAAAGATTGAGGCAGCAAGATGCCTTGTTTATAATGCTGCTTTAAAGAAGATAAAATCTTCAGATTATTCTTTGGAAGCTGCGATGGCAAAGTATTATGCTTCAGATGTTGCAATGGAGGTTACAAGAATGGCTGTCCAATTGCATGGAGGTTACGGCTATACAAAGGAATATCCAGTTGAAAGAATGATGAGAGATGCAAAAATAACGGAAATATATGAAGGTACCACAGAGGTTCAAAAGATAGTAATATCATCAAACATACTAAGGTAA
- a CDS encoding metal ABC transporter permease, protein MEIFEFDFLRIAFLATILASISSALISPIVVYKRMEFIGDGTAHAAFAGLAFGLLFGINYRLMAVLTAIVFSVIISYFTNKSKIHENSAIGMLLPVFMSVGVILLSKSSTYVQDITSYLFGDILLVNISDFYFLMFIITLIVVFLAIYREEILYFLADEKMASFYGVKTSLLRALLLGVISVMVVGIVKISGVILLGALLIIPGLVSKSFAKSYKSVFFISVVYNVIVSIIGFYIAYILDISPGPSIVLTSFIVFVFLLFFKKSNI, encoded by the coding sequence ATGGAGATATTTGAATTTGACTTTTTAAGAATAGCATTTTTAGCCACGATTTTAGCATCAATATCTTCAGCGCTCATATCGCCAATAGTTGTCTACAAGAGGATGGAGTTTATTGGCGATGGTACTGCACATGCGGCTTTTGCAGGCCTTGCATTTGGGCTTTTGTTTGGAATTAACTATAGGCTTATGGCAGTTTTAACCGCAATAGTATTTTCAGTTATAATAAGCTATTTTACTAATAAAAGTAAGATTCATGAAAATAGTGCTATAGGAATGTTGCTTCCCGTATTTATGTCTGTTGGTGTTATTTTACTTTCAAAGAGTTCTACATACGTTCAGGACATAACAAGTTATTTGTTTGGAGACATATTGCTGGTTAATATATCTGATTTTTATTTTCTAATGTTTATAATAACATTAATAGTTGTTTTTTTAGCTATTTACAGAGAAGAAATACTGTACTTTCTTGCAGATGAAAAGATGGCTTCTTTTTATGGAGTAAAAACTTCTTTACTTCGAGCATTGCTTTTGGGTGTGATTTCTGTAATGGTAGTAGGTATAGTAAAGATTTCCGGAGTTATTTTACTTGGAGCACTTTTAATAATTCCGGGGCTTGTTTCAAAAAGTTTTGCAAAATCGTATAAGAGTGTGTTTTTTATTTCGGTTGTTTATAATGTAATCGTATCTATTATAGGATTTTACATTGCATATATTCTTGATATTTCGCCAGGTCCTTCAATTGTTTTAACATCTTTTATAGTTTTTGTTTTTTTACTCTTTTTCAAAAAAAGTAATATCTAG
- a CDS encoding HU family DNA-binding protein, with translation MSKKELVNMIAEKIPELKKKDIKAVVDAVFESISDALAKGEKVQLIGFGTFEVRKAEERTGVNPRTREKIKIPARKVPKFKPGKELKEKVNK, from the coding sequence ATGAGTAAAAAGGAACTTGTTAACATGATCGCTGAAAAGATTCCTGAATTAAAGAAAAAAGACATCAAAGCAGTTGTTGATGCAGTATTCGAATCAATTTCTGATGCATTAGCAAAAGGTGAAAAAGTTCAACTTATCGGATTTGGAACATTTGAAGTAAGAAAAGCAGAAGAAAGAACAGGTGTCAACCCAAGAACAAGAGAAAAAATTAAAATCCCTGCAAGAAAAGTTCCAAAATTCAAACCTGGAAAAGAATTAAAAGAAAAAGTAAACAAATAA
- a CDS encoding metal ABC transporter substrate-binding protein → MKNKILLTVFFILISSLSFSLIVTTINPYYLIVKQIVGEKDEVHLLLGPNVNPHTYSLRVSDVKILSKANIIFANGGIEPDLSKFDVVYLRDYIPSLFVEYNNPHFWLDPYFVKYYIIPTIVEKLSEVYPQYKSDFEANAKILLGEIDEFLREYKALNLSGTVLVHHPSFYYFFKELNLKVKWVEQGYNVSVGMKKLIETIKSENIIAIFSEIQQSKDEIKIISKQLNKKYYTLDPLGVNAKKFIDIYYQNFEEIRKALNNGK, encoded by the coding sequence ATGAAAAATAAGATATTACTTACGGTCTTTTTTATTTTGATTTCATCGCTTTCATTTTCTTTGATAGTTACAACTATCAATCCATACTATTTGATTGTTAAGCAAATTGTAGGTGAAAAAGATGAGGTACATTTGTTACTTGGTCCTAATGTAAATCCCCATACTTATTCATTAAGAGTAAGTGATGTAAAAATCCTTTCAAAAGCAAATATTATTTTTGCAAATGGTGGGATAGAACCAGATTTAAGCAAGTTTGATGTTGTATATTTGAGAGATTATATTCCTTCTTTGTTTGTTGAATACAACAACCCACATTTTTGGCTTGATCCTTACTTTGTCAAGTATTATATAATTCCAACAATTGTTGAAAAATTAAGTGAAGTTTATCCTCAGTACAAGAGTGATTTTGAGGCAAATGCAAAAATTCTTTTGGGTGAAATTGATGAATTTTTGAGAGAGTATAAGGCGTTAAATTTAAGTGGAACTGTACTTGTCCATCATCCAAGTTTTTACTACTTTTTTAAAGAGTTAAATTTAAAAGTCAAGTGGGTTGAACAGGGGTACAATGTTTCAGTTGGAATGAAGAAGTTAATAGAAACTATAAAATCTGAAAACATTATTGCAATATTCTCTGAAATTCAGCAATCAAAAGATGAAATAAAAATTATCTCAAAACAACTGAACAAAAAATATTACACTTTAGATCCTCTTGGAGTGAATGCTAAAAAGTTCATAGATATTTACTATCAAAATTTTGAAGAGATAAGGAAGGCGTTGAATAATGGCAAATGA
- a CDS encoding metal ABC transporter ATP-binding protein, whose product MANDIAVVVRDLNYLIGEKYILKNINFSIKKGDFVGIVGPNGAGKSTLIKILIGEIDNYTGEVMIKGKIGYLPQFQTFNREVPINAYQFVKMGSYKNKKNVKLIEKLIEEVGLSGKEKQLVGTMSGGEIQRLSLARALISEPDILILDEPEAGVDQMGKARFYELLEEFQKRLNLTIIMVSHDIGMVFEKCTTVMCLNKTLHCHGPTEKIKPDELKLLFPDFDLWIRSKNHYEREHEHGDI is encoded by the coding sequence ATGGCAAATGATATAGCTGTAGTGGTTAGAGATTTAAACTATCTAATAGGGGAAAAATATATTCTAAAAAATATCAACTTTTCGATTAAAAAAGGCGACTTTGTCGGAATTGTAGGCCCTAATGGTGCAGGTAAATCTACGCTGATAAAGATTCTAATCGGTGAAATAGATAATTATACGGGAGAAGTTATGATAAAAGGAAAAATAGGATACCTTCCTCAATTTCAAACGTTTAATAGGGAGGTGCCTATTAACGCTTATCAATTTGTAAAAATGGGAAGCTACAAAAATAAGAAAAATGTAAAACTTATTGAAAAGCTAATTGAAGAAGTAGGGCTTTCAGGAAAAGAAAAGCAACTTGTAGGGACAATGTCAGGTGGAGAGATTCAAAGACTTTCACTTGCAAGAGCGTTGATTTCTGAACCAGATATTTTGATTTTAGATGAACCAGAAGCTGGTGTCGATCAAATGGGTAAAGCAAGATTTTATGAGCTTTTAGAAGAATTTCAAAAACGACTTAATTTAACGATTATAATGGTTTCTCACGATATAGGTATGGTTTTTGAAAAGTGTACAACAGTAATGTGTTTAAATAAAACCCTTCATTGTCATGGGCCAACAGAAAAAATAAAACCAGATGAATTAAAATTACTATTTCCTGATTTTGATTTGTGGATAAGATCAAAAAACCATTATGAAAGGGAGCATGAACATGGAGATATTTGA
- a CDS encoding DegV family protein, with amino-acid sequence MEKIGIVVDSGCDVGNVDYTLKVVPLRIFVNGKEYSDGEIDEEYLFENLDGEVKTSLPNPESIRQAMLDFIKEGYKKIITFNISSNLSGTFNLFRLISQELMEKFNDVKIVNIDTLNISVGSSLIVRRCIEYIKSGSSFDEVVEKSKEDIEKSKVFYVIPTLKYLARGGRIGKVRAMLGEFLKMKPVISVNKEGEYYTVTKAHGFKKSINAMYEEFLKFVSNKKFISIVATTGNSESVRRVKESLLEKIKNIENCVRAFESDVSTVLSAHTGPDLVGIAALILD; translated from the coding sequence ATGGAAAAAATAGGGATTGTAGTTGATTCTGGATGTGATGTGGGAAATGTTGATTATACCTTAAAAGTGGTTCCATTAAGAATATTTGTAAATGGAAAAGAATATAGCGATGGAGAAATTGATGAAGAATATTTGTTTGAGAACTTAGATGGAGAAGTAAAAACTTCACTTCCTAATCCAGAATCTATAAGACAAGCTATGCTTGATTTTATAAAAGAAGGATATAAAAAAATAATAACTTTTAACATTTCTAGCAATTTAAGTGGTACATTTAATCTTTTTAGATTGATTAGCCAAGAGCTAATGGAAAAATTTAATGATGTAAAAATAGTAAACATAGATACACTTAATATTTCTGTAGGTTCTAGCCTTATTGTGAGAAGATGCATTGAATACATAAAATCTGGTAGCTCATTTGATGAGGTTGTAGAAAAATCAAAAGAAGATATTGAAAAATCAAAAGTTTTTTATGTTATTCCAACTCTTAAATATCTTGCAAGAGGTGGGCGAATAGGTAAAGTAAGAGCAATGCTTGGAGAGTTTTTAAAAATGAAGCCAGTTATATCTGTAAATAAAGAAGGAGAATATTATACGGTTACAAAGGCTCATGGTTTCAAAAAGTCTATTAATGCAATGTACGAAGAATTTTTAAAATTTGTTTCAAACAAAAAATTTATTTCGATAGTTGCTACAACTGGTAATAGTGAAAGTGTAAGGCGAGTAAAAGAAAGTTTACTTGAAAAAATTAAAAACATCGAAAATTGTGTTAGAGCTTTTGAATCTGACGTTTCAACAGTGCTTTCAGCTCATACGGGGCCTGATTTGGTTGGGATTGCAGCTTTAATACTAGATTAA
- a CDS encoding transcriptional repressor, whose amino-acid sequence MLTKWRKMVLDVINSSEKPLNAEDIYRLNNFKPNLSTVYRALNYLEKKSYISSVSFDGGTKYYFSKDKHFHFLYCTNCGKIEVFKECMASELEKKIKNKFGYLITDHVFYFKGLCKKCRKEVKGHEK is encoded by the coding sequence GTGCTGACAAAATGGAGAAAAATGGTTTTAGATGTTATAAATTCAAGTGAGAAACCGCTCAATGCTGAAGATATTTATAGGTTGAATAATTTCAAACCTAATTTGTCAACCGTATATAGAGCTTTAAATTATCTTGAGAAAAAAAGCTATATTTCTTCTGTATCCTTTGATGGAGGAACAAAGTATTATTTTTCAAAAGATAAGCATTTTCATTTTTTATATTGCACAAATTGTGGGAAGATAGAAGTTTTTAAAGAGTGTATGGCAAGTGAACTTGAAAAGAAAATTAAGAATAAATTTGGTTATCTTATAACAGATCACGTATTTTATTTTAAAGGTTTGTGTAAAAAATGTAGGAAGGAGGTAAAAGGCCATGAAAAATAA
- a CDS encoding PD-(D/E)XK nuclease family protein — MKKAIVVDIDKGHFDYMANEMLNYYDPFSFLFIGPTGYYVRQISDKFSQKFGKAINRDAFRVINQYVVETLLRNNIDAVFFDRDFFKAFIAQKIEEYENSAIDDDSYREFIKIVSKSKGILEYILDLFEKAWEMRNSSFEKLPPYYMEISELLNNESNVSRLINELLKDISLTLQKSEIVYDSITSYKWYVENAKYVESKRKTLVVSGFFDITPILRQVLKEMFNHFEDVYFYVWRKIDDRAFSQLDMIYEFLVESGFEIEESKTEKLNLKEKTVIIGYKNVISEIVNVSGKVKKLILSGVNPSDIAIVAPNIQIAKQIAEKLDEMKVPFNLSMSVKLSESKVVKMILQPFKTKYFGYDLENIFATLETPFIDTLGLTMDQIESLFKEFSIEEGDFSKSIIEKINERIKELENVEDEDVMQQVEEKKEEYLKFSKVLENVFGLFEEIDKNIKDDFFVFLKKFIKEKFLDKFEIFNNDEYINIIQEEISALYKFSEVIDNLLQYNMGKTSWRNMFKILTSIVNAENYRLSPRKENAVDIVDVQIARFVEKEYKFFVNAVDGVYPSFNVNPLILQTLSDPNKLKSFNEEVERRNFVLSLIFSSHNYISYPKATLSGDPVVPSIYAAEFGKIKEESDESYILLDPEMIFSEEDKRIYEAYFGENKLILNEEFKSDVEVKRLSHSRISDYVSCPLYYYFKHVAGIRYYNQDKSSLYKGILYHRVLKNYFEKEISYNKERIKNYVEEAYDEIYKEEFDRYKIPREIKVEEFTKKLEEFIEKLFSESYLKIGREFLEIKVPKSLEEVFKVNSLFNRNVEFEARIDRIDELDNNYTNFVGKKIAEVTDNMGKIDKKAYAIVDYKTKASNSKLVEQLLLYDYVIREKNEEDFDTYLIFLGIEDKKSYFLKREGNSLYVKRKGKALGFDKVDYSFFKEWMESILDEILSGEFKPIFVERKFEPFLNYLVKNNFEVAKGKEKTCIGRNHKCEYSEICGGFEVYKDIKLVK; from the coding sequence ATGAAAAAGGCCATAGTTGTCGATATAGATAAAGGTCATTTTGATTATATGGCTAATGAAATGCTAAATTATTATGATCCATTTTCATTTTTGTTCATTGGTCCCACCGGATATTATGTTAGACAGATATCAGATAAATTTTCTCAGAAATTTGGTAAGGCAATTAACAGAGATGCTTTTAGGGTTATAAATCAGTACGTTGTAGAAACTCTTCTTAGAAATAATATAGACGCGGTATTCTTTGATAGGGATTTTTTTAAGGCTTTTATAGCACAGAAGATAGAAGAGTATGAAAATTCAGCCATTGATGATGATAGTTACAGAGAGTTTATAAAAATTGTTTCAAAGTCAAAGGGAATTTTAGAATACATTCTTGATTTGTTTGAAAAGGCATGGGAAATGCGAAACTCAAGTTTTGAAAAATTACCGCCCTATTATATGGAAATTAGTGAACTTTTAAATAATGAAAGTAACGTTTCAAGGCTTATTAATGAGTTGTTAAAGGACATAAGTTTAACACTTCAAAAGAGTGAGATAGTATATGACTCAATTACTTCATATAAATGGTACGTTGAAAATGCAAAGTATGTTGAATCAAAGAGAAAAACACTTGTTGTAAGTGGCTTTTTTGATATAACACCTATTTTGAGACAGGTTTTAAAAGAAATGTTTAATCATTTTGAAGATGTTTATTTTTATGTATGGAGAAAGATAGATGATAGAGCTTTTAGTCAACTTGATATGATATATGAATTTTTAGTCGAAAGTGGATTTGAGATTGAAGAGTCAAAAACAGAAAAATTAAATTTAAAGGAGAAAACAGTAATTATTGGATACAAGAATGTTATAAGTGAAATTGTTAATGTTAGTGGAAAAGTGAAAAAACTGATCCTTTCTGGGGTAAATCCTTCCGATATTGCTATAGTTGCTCCTAATATTCAAATAGCAAAACAAATTGCAGAAAAATTAGATGAAATGAAAGTTCCGTTTAATCTTTCAATGAGTGTAAAACTTTCAGAGAGTAAAGTAGTTAAGATGATTCTTCAACCTTTTAAGACAAAATATTTTGGGTATGATTTAGAAAATATCTTTGCAACTTTAGAAACACCTTTTATAGATACATTAGGGCTTACGATGGATCAAATTGAATCATTGTTTAAGGAATTTTCTATTGAAGAAGGAGATTTTTCAAAAAGTATAATAGAAAAAATAAATGAAAGAATTAAAGAACTAGAAAATGTTGAAGATGAAGATGTAATGCAGCAAGTAGAAGAAAAGAAAGAAGAGTATTTAAAGTTTTCAAAGGTATTGGAAAATGTATTTGGTTTGTTTGAAGAGATAGATAAAAATATAAAGGATGATTTTTTTGTCTTTCTTAAAAAATTTATTAAAGAAAAATTCTTAGATAAGTTTGAGATTTTTAATAACGATGAATATATAAACATAATTCAAGAGGAAATTAGTGCCCTGTACAAATTTTCTGAAGTTATAGATAACCTCTTGCAGTATAACATGGGAAAAACCTCTTGGAGGAATATGTTTAAGATTTTAACAAGTATTGTAAATGCTGAAAATTACAGACTTTCTCCAAGAAAAGAAAATGCAGTTGATATAGTGGATGTTCAAATTGCACGATTTGTGGAAAAAGAATACAAATTCTTTGTAAATGCGGTGGATGGTGTTTATCCTAGCTTTAATGTTAATCCACTTATCTTGCAAACACTTTCAGATCCAAACAAGTTGAAATCTTTTAATGAAGAAGTAGAAAGGCGAAATTTTGTACTTTCACTTATATTTTCTTCACATAACTATATTTCGTATCCTAAAGCTACACTCTCAGGTGATCCTGTTGTTCCATCTATATACGCAGCAGAGTTTGGAAAAATTAAAGAAGAAAGTGATGAAAGCTATATTTTGCTTGATCCAGAGATGATCTTTTCTGAAGAAGATAAAAGGATATATGAGGCATATTTTGGGGAAAATAAATTGATATTAAACGAAGAATTTAAAAGTGATGTGGAGGTAAAAAGGTTAAGTCATAGTAGAATTTCAGATTATGTAAGTTGTCCATTATATTATTATTTTAAACATGTTGCTGGTATAAGGTATTATAACCAAGATAAATCGAGTCTTTATAAAGGAATATTGTATCATAGGGTGCTGAAAAATTACTTTGAAAAAGAAATTTCATATAATAAAGAAAGGATAAAAAATTATGTAGAAGAGGCATATGATGAAATTTATAAAGAAGAATTTGATAGGTATAAAATCCCCAGAGAAATAAAGGTAGAAGAATTTACTAAAAAATTGGAAGAATTTATCGAAAAACTCTTCAGCGAAAGTTATCTAAAGATTGGAAGAGAATTTTTAGAAATTAAAGTGCCAAAGTCTTTGGAAGAGGTGTTTAAGGTCAATAGTTTGTTTAATAGAAATGTAGAATTTGAAGCAAGGATTGATAGAATAGATGAACTTGATAATAATTATACAAATTTTGTTGGTAAAAAAATCGCTGAAGTTACTGATAATATGGGAAAAATTGACAAAAAAGCTTATGCGATAGTTGATTATAAAACTAAAGCTAGTAATTCTAAATTAGTTGAACAATTGCTATTGTATGATTATGTAATAAGAGAAAAAAACGAAGAAGATTTTGATACTTATCTAATATTTTTAGGAATAGAAGATAAAAAATCTTACTTTTTAAAGAGAGAGGGTAATAGTTTGTATGTTAAAAGAAAAGGTAAGGCGCTTGGCTTTGATAAAGTAGACTATAGCTTTTTTAAAGAGTGGATGGAAAGTATATTGGATGAGATTCTTTCAGGCGAGTTTAAACCAATTTTTGTAGAAAGAAAATTTGAACCATTTTTAAATTATTTAGTAAAGAATAATTTTGAAGTTGCTAAAGGTAAAGAAAAAACATGTATAGGGAGGAATCATAAGTGCGAATATTCCGAGATTTGTGGAGGATTTGAAGTATATAAAGATATAAAATTAGTCAAGTAA
- a CDS encoding secondary thiamine-phosphate synthase enzyme YjbQ — MLYSFEVPTKTRNEFIDITQKIEETISKSGVKSGICVVFVPHTTAAVTINENADPSVKSDIVKTLNKVIPANWDYTHIEGNSDSHIKSTLVSPSITLIIENGKLVLGTWQGVYFCEFDGPRRRKVFIKILSD, encoded by the coding sequence ATGCTTTACAGCTTCGAAGTTCCTACAAAAACAAGAAATGAATTTATAGACATAACTCAAAAAATAGAAGAAACGATAAGTAAATCTGGTGTTAAATCAGGCATTTGTGTGGTGTTTGTTCCACATACAACTGCAGCTGTTACCATAAATGAAAATGCTGATCCTTCAGTGAAAAGCGACATAGTTAAAACTTTAAATAAAGTTATACCTGCAAACTGGGATTATACCCATATTGAAGGAAACTCTGATTCTCATATAAAATCTACACTTGTATCTCCAAGTATAACTTTAATAATAGAAAATGGAAAATTAGTTCTTGGAACATGGCAAGGGGTATACTTCTGCGAGTTTGATGGTCCAAGGAGGAGAAAAGTTTTTATTAAAATATTATCTGATTAG